One Paenibacillus sp. FSL W8-0186 genomic window carries:
- the pyrH gene encoding UMP kinase: MEQPVFKRIVLKVSGESLAGQNGYGIDAETISSIAQQVKEVVELGVQVAIVCGGGNIWRGIAGSAKGIDRATADYMGMLATVMNSLALQDALEQIDVPTRVQTSIAMQQIAEPYIRRRAIRHLEKGRVVIFAAGTGNPFFSTDTTAALRAAEIEAEVILMAKNKVDGVYSADPFVDPTAEKYEILTYMEVLSKNLGVMDSTASSLCMDNDIPLIVFAITEQGNIKRVVLGEKIGTTVRGSVD; encoded by the coding sequence TTGGAGCAGCCAGTTTTTAAACGTATTGTATTGAAGGTCAGTGGGGAGTCGTTAGCCGGTCAAAACGGGTATGGGATCGATGCGGAGACGATTTCATCGATTGCTCAGCAAGTGAAAGAAGTGGTTGAACTGGGCGTGCAGGTCGCCATCGTATGTGGCGGCGGCAACATATGGCGCGGTATTGCGGGCAGTGCGAAGGGCATTGACCGTGCTACGGCGGACTATATGGGGATGCTGGCTACCGTCATGAATTCGCTCGCTTTGCAGGATGCGTTGGAGCAAATTGACGTGCCTACACGGGTTCAGACTTCGATCGCCATGCAGCAAATCGCGGAGCCTTATATACGGCGCCGTGCGATCCGGCATTTAGAGAAAGGCCGCGTCGTCATATTTGCAGCTGGAACAGGCAACCCATTCTTCTCTACGGATACGACAGCAGCACTGCGTGCCGCTGAAATTGAAGCCGAAGTAATTCTGATGGCTAAAAATAAAGTGGACGGCGTATATTCTGCGGATCCGTTCGTGGATCCGACAGCCGAGAAATATGAAATACTTACCTACATGGAAGTGCTCAGCAAAAACCTGGGCGTTATGGATTCCACGGCATCATCGTTATGTATGGACAACGACATTCCGCTTATCGTGTTTGCGATTACGGAACAAGGCAATATTAAACGTGTAGTCCTCGGTGAGAAAATCGGAACGACTGTGAGAGGGAGTGTAGATTAA
- a CDS encoding FapA family protein, which translates to MDYMNDLGQILSVTTNDDKTVAYLQFLKKDEEFTCTPEVLQHFLRGEGIKFGIQEDIVARFAMNAKEYFFSKTPIAIGIEPVQGKDGSIRYAVPMDGEDQHHRPAESDDGTVDFKDVTRLNNVRKGQLIAELVPPVPGHPGTAVTGESIPCKEGKAARFKVGKNVVLNPEQTAMYAAIDGLVTQTEKGKLNVFPVYEVNGDVDYSIGNIDFVGTVVIRGNVLTGFRVCASGDIRVVGGVEGAELIAEGSIEITGGIIGYNKGLVKAGQQVKSAFIQDGNVTAGEDIVVTQSIMHSNVRAGRDVICSGTKGLIVGGNIQAGERVMARVIGNPMSTATSIEVGVLPELRNELLELRQQLKDQMANVDKTEKALTLLDQLASMGKLTPDKVAMRSKLNLTKKSSMQELEEIRERMLHIEKALEETGNARVDVLKMIYGGSKIVIGRYTKYIKEPISRMSFYYTEGDIAMSAYV; encoded by the coding sequence ATGGATTACATGAATGATCTTGGCCAAATATTGAGCGTGACAACGAATGACGACAAAACAGTTGCATACCTGCAGTTTTTGAAGAAAGATGAAGAGTTTACCTGCACGCCGGAGGTTTTGCAGCATTTTCTGCGCGGCGAAGGCATCAAATTCGGCATACAAGAAGATATTGTTGCCCGATTTGCCATGAATGCGAAGGAATACTTTTTTAGCAAGACACCGATTGCCATTGGAATCGAACCAGTACAAGGAAAGGACGGCTCGATCCGTTATGCCGTGCCGATGGATGGTGAGGATCAGCACCATCGACCGGCGGAAAGCGATGACGGTACCGTGGATTTCAAGGATGTAACTCGACTGAACAACGTTCGGAAGGGACAACTCATCGCTGAACTGGTTCCGCCTGTACCCGGTCATCCCGGAACGGCGGTCACCGGAGAGTCGATTCCCTGCAAAGAAGGGAAGGCAGCACGTTTTAAGGTGGGCAAGAACGTTGTTCTTAATCCGGAACAAACGGCGATGTATGCGGCTATCGACGGCTTGGTCACCCAGACCGAAAAAGGCAAGCTGAATGTATTTCCGGTTTACGAGGTCAATGGAGATGTAGATTACAGCATCGGGAATATCGATTTCGTAGGCACCGTTGTCATACGCGGCAACGTTCTGACCGGATTTCGGGTATGCGCCTCCGGTGATATTCGCGTCGTCGGCGGAGTAGAGGGCGCAGAATTGATCGCAGAAGGATCTATTGAAATTACGGGCGGCATTATTGGTTATAACAAAGGGCTCGTTAAAGCAGGGCAGCAAGTAAAAAGCGCCTTTATCCAGGACGGCAATGTGACGGCTGGCGAGGACATCGTTGTAACCCAGAGTATTATGCACTCTAATGTTCGTGCCGGCAGAGATGTGATCTGCAGCGGCACCAAAGGTCTAATCGTTGGAGGCAACATACAAGCCGGAGAACGGGTTATGGCGAGAGTTATCGGCAATCCGATGTCTACGGCCACATCGATCGAGGTGGGCGTTCTTCCGGAGCTGCGTAATGAGCTGCTGGAATTGCGCCAACAGCTGAAGGATCAAATGGCGAATGTCGACAAGACTGAGAAAGCGCTTACCCTCCTCGACCAATTAGCTTCTATGGGCAAGCTCACGCCGGATAAGGTGGCGATGAGATCCAAGCTTAACTTGACTAAGAAATCGAGCATGCAGGAACTGGAGGAGATCAGGGAGCGCATGCTGCATATCGAGAAGGCATTGGAGGAAACAGGTAACGCGCGTGTGGATGTTCTGAAGATGATCTATGGCGGCTCCAAAATTGTCATAGGCAGATACACCAAATATATTAAAGAACCGATATCCAGAATGTCCTTCTATTATACTGAGGGAGACATCGCTATGTCGGCTTACGTCTAA
- the rpsB gene encoding 30S ribosomal protein S2: MAVISMKQLLEAGVHFGHQTRRWNPKMDRYIFTERNGIYIIDLQKTVKKVEEAYNFVKSIAEENGTILFVGTKKQAQDSVKEEAERAGQFYINQRWLGGTLTNFQTIQKRIDRLKQLETWEEDGTFEVLPKKEVIILRKEKDRLEKFLGGIKNMKGLPSALFVIDPRKERIAVAEARKLGIPIVGIVDTNCDPDEIDYVIPGNDDAIRAVKLLTGKMADAVIEANQGEQTTA, from the coding sequence ATGGCAGTCATTTCCATGAAACAACTGCTTGAAGCAGGCGTACACTTCGGACACCAGACACGTCGCTGGAACCCGAAAATGGACCGTTATATCTTTACTGAAAGAAACGGTATCTACATCATCGACCTGCAAAAAACAGTCAAGAAAGTCGAAGAAGCTTATAATTTTGTAAAGAGCATCGCTGAAGAGAACGGTACTATTCTGTTCGTAGGTACTAAGAAGCAAGCTCAAGATTCCGTGAAAGAAGAAGCTGAGCGCGCTGGCCAATTTTATATTAACCAACGCTGGCTTGGCGGAACTCTAACCAACTTCCAAACCATTCAAAAACGGATTGATCGTTTGAAACAATTGGAGACTTGGGAAGAGGACGGCACTTTCGAAGTGCTTCCGAAGAAAGAAGTTATCATTCTGCGCAAAGAGAAAGATCGCCTGGAGAAATTCCTTGGCGGCATCAAGAACATGAAGGGTCTGCCAAGCGCACTGTTCGTCATCGATCCTCGCAAAGAGCGCATCGCTGTTGCAGAAGCACGCAAATTGGGTATCCCAATCGTAGGTATCGTTGATACAAACTGCGATCCGGACGAAATCGACTATGTCATCCCAGGTAACGACGACGCGATTCGCGCGGTTAAATTGTTGACTGGTAAAATGGCAGATGCTGTGATCGAAGCAAACCAAGGGGAGCAAACAACGGCTTAA
- a CDS encoding phosphatidate cytidylyltransferase, producing the protein MKTRLITGLIAGVFFLGMCLIGGIGYQMLIVAMALVGYYEFVRMIKLPPFRGAAIFGYICILYMTFPWSLLGLSMPLEVLPALWLMMFLFLAITVFTKNDFPISEAAILFLGTAYIGIGFSAIAMTRITPDGHGVFWTFLMLAAIWSSDAGAYFTGRRFGKHKLWPAISPNKTVEGAVGGIALAVVAAVIFSLFSGGLLTIGRALLLGVSAAVVGQLGDLIQSAYKRVYGIKDTGKLLPGHGGILDRCDSWVVVFPFVHILMLLPYY; encoded by the coding sequence TTGAAAACACGTTTAATTACAGGACTGATTGCCGGCGTCTTTTTTTTAGGCATGTGCCTGATCGGCGGAATAGGATATCAGATGCTCATCGTGGCTATGGCTTTGGTAGGCTATTATGAGTTTGTCCGGATGATCAAACTGCCCCCATTCAGAGGCGCTGCAATTTTCGGTTATATATGCATACTCTATATGACGTTCCCCTGGAGTTTGCTGGGCCTGAGCATGCCGCTGGAGGTTTTGCCCGCCCTGTGGTTAATGATGTTCCTTTTTCTGGCCATTACGGTGTTTACCAAAAATGATTTTCCAATTAGCGAGGCTGCTATCTTGTTTCTTGGAACTGCCTATATCGGTATCGGATTTTCGGCCATTGCGATGACGCGAATCACGCCGGATGGACATGGCGTCTTCTGGACGTTTCTGATGCTGGCTGCGATCTGGAGCAGTGATGCAGGGGCTTATTTCACGGGAAGAAGGTTCGGCAAGCATAAGCTATGGCCGGCCATTAGCCCTAACAAAACTGTGGAAGGGGCCGTCGGAGGCATTGCTTTGGCTGTGGTAGCAGCGGTGATATTCTCCCTGTTCTCGGGCGGACTTTTAACGATTGGACGAGCACTTCTTCTTGGCGTATCAGCCGCTGTTGTGGGACAGCTTGGCGATTTAATCCAGTCTGCCTACAAGCGGGTTTACGGGATTAAGGATACGGGCAAGCTTCTGCCGGGTCACGGCGGTATTCTAGACCGCTGCGATAGTTGGGTTGTAGTATTTCCGTTCGTACATATTCTAATGCTGCTTCCTTACTACTAA
- a CDS encoding isoprenyl transferase, producing the protein MIKLFQSWWKNRGKRSVAALPADNIPEHVAIIMDGNGRWARNKGLPRIVGHRNGMKAVKRATIAADELGIRILTLYAFSTENWKRPKDEVDFLMSLPQEFLALELEELIEKNVQVRMMGHTDNLPRHTLEAMEEAVSRTENNTGLILNFALNYGSRREMTESMKVIAREVQTGQLSPEDITEEMINSHLLSQGLSDPDLLIRTGGELRLSNFMLWQAAYSELWFTDLYWPEFGREQLVEAVAEYQRRTRRYGGLS; encoded by the coding sequence ATGATCAAGTTATTTCAATCCTGGTGGAAAAATAGGGGGAAACGTTCTGTCGCAGCGCTGCCAGCGGACAACATTCCGGAGCACGTCGCCATCATCATGGACGGAAATGGACGTTGGGCCCGCAATAAAGGGCTGCCGCGGATTGTTGGACATCGCAACGGAATGAAGGCCGTGAAACGGGCGACGATTGCAGCGGATGAACTGGGCATCCGGATTTTGACTTTATATGCATTCTCTACGGAAAATTGGAAACGTCCGAAGGATGAAGTGGATTTTCTGATGTCGCTGCCGCAGGAGTTTTTGGCCCTTGAGCTTGAGGAACTGATCGAGAAGAACGTTCAGGTGCGCATGATGGGCCATACGGACAATCTTCCCCGGCATACGCTTGAAGCGATGGAGGAAGCGGTATCCCGAACGGAAAACAACACCGGCCTCATTTTGAATTTTGCCCTGAATTACGGCAGTCGCCGCGAGATGACGGAGAGCATGAAGGTGATCGCACGCGAGGTTCAGACGGGACAGTTGTCCCCGGAGGACATTACGGAAGAAATGATCAATTCCCATTTATTATCGCAAGGATTGAGCGACCCGGATTTGCTCATTCGCACGGGCGGTGAACTCCGGTTGAGTAATTTCATGCTCTGGCAAGCGGCTTATAGCGAACTTTGGTTTACGGATCTATATTGGCCTGAATTCGGCCGCGAGCAGCTGGTGGAAGCGGTCGCCGAATATCAGCGGCGTACGCGTCGCTATGGTGGATTATCATAG
- the tsf gene encoding translation elongation factor Ts, with product MAVDAKAVKELREKTGAGMLDCKKALEEVNGDIEKAVEFLREKGLAASAKKAGRIATEGIVESYIHANGKIGVLVEVNCETDFVALTDQFKEFVRDIAIHIAASNPRYVRREDVPQDEIEKEKEILKAQALNEGKPEKIVEKMVEGRISKYFEEYCLLEQSFVKDPDKTISTLLNEKIATIGENISIRRFVRYELGEGLEKKVDNFVEEVMSQVNQ from the coding sequence ATGGCAGTTGATGCAAAAGCGGTAAAAGAACTACGCGAAAAAACAGGTGCAGGTATGCTCGATTGCAAAAAAGCGCTTGAAGAAGTTAACGGTGATATCGAGAAAGCAGTCGAGTTTCTTCGTGAGAAAGGTTTGGCTGCATCTGCGAAAAAAGCCGGACGTATCGCTACTGAAGGTATCGTAGAATCTTACATCCATGCGAACGGTAAAATCGGCGTTCTCGTTGAAGTAAACTGCGAGACGGATTTCGTTGCGCTTACGGATCAATTTAAAGAGTTCGTTCGCGACATTGCAATTCATATCGCTGCGTCCAACCCTCGTTACGTACGCCGCGAAGACGTTCCGCAAGATGAAATCGAGAAGGAGAAAGAAATCCTTAAAGCTCAAGCGCTCAACGAAGGAAAACCTGAGAAAATCGTTGAGAAAATGGTGGAAGGACGTATTTCCAAATACTTCGAAGAGTACTGCTTGCTGGAGCAATCCTTCGTTAAAGATCCGGACAAAACAATCTCCACGCTGCTTAACGAGAAAATCGCTACAATCGGCGAGAATATCTCGATCCGTCGTTTCGTTCGTTACGAGCTGGGCGAAGGCCTGGAGAAAAAAGTGGATAACTTTGTAGAAGAAGTTATGTCCCAAGTGAATCAATAA
- the frr gene encoding ribosome recycling factor translates to MPQSIKKNAEERMDKAIQALKRDLATLRAGRANPSLLDRIQVDYYGTPTPVNQLANISTPDSRTLMIQPWDKSSLAEIERAIQKSDLGLTPANDGSMIRLSIPPLTEERRVDLVKMTKKFGEEAKVAIRNIRRDANDDIKKLEKTEISEDESRRHQEDIQKSTDKFIAEVDKVLAAKEKEIMEV, encoded by the coding sequence ATGCCGCAATCGATTAAGAAAAACGCTGAAGAACGTATGGATAAAGCGATCCAGGCTTTGAAAAGAGATTTGGCGACATTGCGTGCCGGAAGAGCCAATCCTTCACTGCTAGATCGCATTCAAGTGGATTATTACGGAACCCCGACGCCGGTTAATCAGCTGGCGAACATCAGTACGCCGGATTCCCGTACATTGATGATTCAACCTTGGGATAAATCATCGCTGGCCGAAATTGAGCGCGCGATTCAGAAGTCCGACCTGGGACTTACGCCCGCTAATGACGGGTCGATGATCCGTTTGTCGATTCCACCGCTCACGGAAGAACGCCGTGTGGATTTGGTCAAAATGACGAAAAAATTCGGTGAAGAAGCGAAGGTTGCGATCCGCAACATCCGTCGCGACGCAAACGATGATATCAAGAAGCTTGAAAAAACGGAGATTTCGGAGGACGAATCCCGCCGACATCAAGAGGATATCCAGAAGTCAACGGATAAATTTATCGCGGAAGTCGATAAAGTGCTCGCTGCGAAAGAAAAAGAGATTATGGAAGTTTAA
- the proS gene encoding proline--tRNA ligase, with amino-acid sequence MANEEKQFVTEITPQSEDFSRWYIDVIKKADLMDYSPVRGCIVFKPDGYEIWEHIQEELDRRFKETGHRNAYFPLFIPESFFQKEKEHVEGFNPELPWVTEAAGEKLEERLAIRPTSETMIGHMYEKWIQSYRDLPVLINQWANVVRWEKRTLPFLRTSEFLWQEGHTAHENEQEAREETMQMLEIYRDFVENYLAIPVIVGQKTPSEKFAGAVDTYSIEAMMKDGRAVQAGTSHYLGTNFAVAFNIQYLNRDNVQEYVHTTSWGVSTRLIGSLIMVHGDDRGLALPPKVAPKQVMIIPIGPPKTRDAVVGRADELFAQLKKAGIRVGMDDRADVRPGWKFNEYEMRGVPVRLEIGPRDMENGVCVLVSRISGEKKVVQQDNLVEEVQAMLEQVHNEMYERAKSFRDEHFYSVETLDEMKASIEEKRGFTLAGWCGSEACERHVKDETGATSRNIPFEPATKKSKCLVCGEEAEHTVVFARAY; translated from the coding sequence ATGGCTAATGAGGAGAAACAATTCGTAACTGAAATTACCCCGCAAAGCGAGGATTTCTCGCGCTGGTACATCGACGTCATCAAGAAGGCGGACTTGATGGATTACTCGCCGGTACGCGGCTGCATCGTCTTTAAACCGGACGGTTACGAAATCTGGGAGCACATTCAGGAAGAATTGGATCGGCGCTTTAAAGAGACAGGACACCGCAACGCTTATTTTCCGCTCTTTATACCGGAGAGCTTCTTTCAGAAGGAGAAGGAGCACGTCGAGGGATTTAATCCTGAGCTCCCATGGGTAACCGAAGCGGCGGGCGAGAAATTGGAGGAACGGCTGGCTATTCGTCCGACCTCGGAGACGATGATCGGCCATATGTACGAGAAGTGGATACAATCTTATCGCGACCTTCCGGTACTGATCAATCAGTGGGCCAACGTCGTTCGCTGGGAGAAGCGGACATTGCCATTTTTGCGGACGAGCGAGTTTTTGTGGCAGGAAGGCCACACGGCGCATGAGAATGAGCAGGAAGCTCGTGAAGAAACCATGCAAATGCTGGAAATCTATCGCGATTTCGTTGAAAACTATCTCGCCATCCCGGTCATCGTTGGACAGAAGACACCTTCGGAGAAATTCGCCGGGGCAGTGGACACCTATTCCATAGAAGCGATGATGAAGGATGGGCGGGCCGTTCAGGCCGGAACATCGCATTACCTGGGCACGAATTTTGCTGTAGCCTTCAATATTCAATATTTGAATCGGGATAACGTTCAGGAATACGTGCATACGACCTCTTGGGGCGTCAGTACGCGTCTGATCGGCTCTCTCATCATGGTTCATGGCGATGACCGAGGGCTTGCTTTGCCGCCGAAAGTGGCGCCAAAACAGGTTATGATCATTCCAATCGGTCCTCCTAAGACGCGCGATGCCGTAGTAGGACGGGCGGATGAATTGTTCGCTCAGTTGAAGAAGGCAGGCATCCGTGTCGGAATGGATGATCGTGCAGATGTGCGGCCAGGCTGGAAATTCAATGAATATGAAATGCGCGGTGTGCCTGTACGCCTTGAAATTGGTCCGCGTGATATGGAAAATGGCGTCTGCGTGCTCGTCTCTCGGATTTCCGGAGAGAAGAAGGTTGTCCAGCAGGATAATCTTGTAGAAGAGGTTCAGGCGATGCTGGAGCAGGTTCACAACGAAATGTACGAACGTGCTAAATCTTTCCGCGACGAGCATTTCTACAGCGTGGAAACACTGGATGAAATGAAAGCGAGCATTGAAGAGAAGCGCGGCTTTACACTGGCCGGCTGGTGCGGTTCCGAGGCTTGCGAGCGTCACGTCAAAGATGAGACAGGTGCGACAAGCCGCAATATTCCTTTTGAACCGGCGACGAAGAAATCGAAATGTCTAGTATGCGGCGAAGAAGCTGAACATACGGTTGTTTTTGCAAGAGCCTATTAA
- a CDS encoding 1-deoxy-D-xylulose-5-phosphate reductoisomerase, with protein sequence MRKIAVIGSTGSIGTQTLDVVRQHPDQFVVEGLAAGSNIDLFVQQVNAFRPKKASIGNKQLAEQVAPLLPPGVELYYGEEGLIEVAAGTEADFVLSAIVGSRGLPPTLAAIAEGKTIGLANKETLVTAGHIVTELAKQKGVALLPVDSEHSAIFQCLNGESRDDVEQITLTASGGSFRHLSREQLGNVTLEDALKHPNWSMGAKLTIDSATMVNKGLEVIEAHWLFGLPYDKINVLLHPESIIHSFVEYRDGSVIAQLGTPDMRIPIQYAMTYPARFSSASKRLSLAEVGKLHFQEMDYERFPCLRLAYECGKIGGTATTVFNAANEAAVARFMKREISFLRIETIIETVLSRHIPQKQADLETIQAADRWAREMAASL encoded by the coding sequence ATGAGAAAAATAGCTGTCATTGGTTCTACCGGATCGATTGGAACGCAAACGCTGGATGTTGTCAGACAGCATCCTGATCAATTTGTCGTTGAAGGCTTGGCTGCGGGTTCGAATATCGATCTATTCGTCCAGCAGGTCAACGCTTTTCGTCCGAAGAAGGCTTCCATCGGAAATAAGCAGCTTGCGGAGCAAGTGGCCCCGCTGCTTCCGCCTGGGGTTGAGCTGTATTACGGCGAGGAGGGCCTGATCGAGGTTGCTGCAGGCACTGAGGCTGATTTTGTGCTGAGCGCTATTGTTGGGAGTAGGGGACTGCCTCCAACCTTAGCTGCGATTGCCGAGGGGAAAACGATTGGGCTGGCTAATAAGGAAACGCTGGTGACGGCAGGGCATATCGTTACAGAGCTTGCTAAGCAGAAGGGGGTTGCACTGCTTCCTGTAGACAGCGAGCACTCGGCGATTTTCCAATGCTTAAACGGGGAGAGCAGAGATGATGTCGAGCAGATTACATTGACGGCTTCGGGAGGCTCATTCCGCCATTTATCGCGGGAGCAGCTTGGAAATGTGACGCTGGAGGATGCTTTGAAGCATCCTAACTGGTCGATGGGAGCGAAACTAACGATCGATTCGGCCACGATGGTCAACAAAGGATTGGAAGTCATTGAGGCGCATTGGCTTTTCGGTCTTCCTTACGATAAAATCAATGTGCTTCTGCATCCCGAGAGTATTATCCACTCTTTCGTTGAATATCGTGACGGAAGCGTGATTGCCCAGCTCGGTACTCCGGATATGCGCATCCCCATTCAATACGCGATGACTTATCCTGCTAGATTCTCATCCGCATCCAAACGTTTGTCGCTGGCAGAGGTCGGCAAGCTTCATTTTCAGGAAATGGATTATGAGCGATTCCCCTGTTTAAGACTTGCCTACGAATGTGGTAAAATAGGTGGGACGGCGACGACGGTGTTTAATGCAGCCAATGAAGCTGCGGTCGCCCGTTTTATGAAGCGGGAAATTTCATTTCTGCGGATTGAAACGATCATTGAAACCGTACTCTCCAGGCATATACCTCAAAAACAAGCCGATCTTGAAACGATTCAAGCTGCGGATCGGTGGGCTAGAGAGATGGCCGCATCGTTGTAA
- the rseP gene encoding RIP metalloprotease RseP, with the protein MELLRIIFLTVLMFFVIVTVHEWGHYYFAKRAGILVREFAIGFGPKLFSYRRGETQFTLRLLPFGGYARMAGEDPELVEIQSGQTIALRLDGQDVTKIYLDRLDNRKNVIRGEVTEIDLEDRLAIALDVDGEILNYKVHPQAMMVAKGKETQIAPRNRQFASKTVGQRALSIFAGPLMNFILAFVLFALHTQMAGVPFDKPDHLEIGDVMDNMPASEAGLQRGDIIETINGVPVGTDAEKLIETIAASKDVPMEWTVRRGDQVLPITITPRAMENQQGGKVGTTIVTYFEMRKASFGETFTVAGKDMVNTTKMIFIGFQQLIQKFSMDDLGGPVRTFEVTGQIAKQGIVKLTYWAAILSLYLGIFNLLPIPALDGSRLIFLGVEAVRGKPIDPNREGMVHFIGFAMLFLLMIAVTYNDILRLING; encoded by the coding sequence TTGGAATTGCTGAGAATTATATTTTTGACAGTGCTCATGTTCTTCGTCATCGTTACGGTTCATGAGTGGGGACATTATTACTTTGCCAAACGGGCTGGGATACTCGTACGTGAATTCGCGATTGGCTTCGGGCCGAAACTGTTTTCTTACCGCAGGGGAGAGACCCAGTTCACCCTTCGTTTGCTGCCATTTGGCGGATATGCGAGAATGGCGGGAGAGGATCCGGAACTCGTTGAGATCCAATCCGGACAAACCATAGCCCTGCGCTTAGACGGACAAGATGTCACCAAAATTTATCTCGACCGTCTGGATAATCGAAAGAATGTCATTCGAGGCGAAGTCACTGAGATCGATTTGGAAGACCGGCTCGCTATCGCTCTGGACGTAGATGGAGAAATTCTCAACTATAAAGTGCATCCTCAGGCAATGATGGTGGCCAAAGGCAAGGAGACGCAAATTGCTCCTCGCAACCGGCAATTCGCGAGCAAGACGGTGGGCCAGCGGGCATTATCCATCTTCGCCGGACCGCTGATGAACTTCATTTTGGCCTTTGTCCTCTTCGCCCTTCATACGCAAATGGCAGGAGTTCCTTTTGATAAACCTGATCATTTGGAAATCGGCGACGTTATGGACAATATGCCCGCCTCAGAGGCTGGATTACAGCGAGGCGACATTATCGAGACGATTAACGGAGTGCCTGTAGGCACGGACGCTGAGAAATTGATTGAGACGATTGCTGCTTCCAAGGACGTACCGATGGAATGGACGGTCCGCCGCGGGGATCAGGTGCTGCCGATTACGATTACGCCGCGAGCGATGGAGAATCAGCAGGGCGGCAAAGTAGGCACCACGATCGTAACTTATTTCGAGATGCGCAAAGCCAGTTTCGGCGAGACGTTTACTGTTGCTGGCAAAGATATGGTGAATACGACCAAAATGATCTTTATCGGCTTTCAGCAATTGATTCAGAAATTTTCGATGGATGACCTGGGAGGACCGGTACGGACCTTTGAGGTGACAGGGCAAATTGCGAAGCAAGGCATCGTGAAATTGACCTACTGGGCGGCGATACTGAGCTTGTATCTGGGCATTTTTAATTTACTGCCGATTCCGGCTCTCGACGGCAGCAGGCTCATCTTCCTTGGCGTTGAAGCGGTTCGCGGGAAGCCGATTGATCCAAATCGCGAGGGAATGGTTCACTTTATCGGCTTCGCCATGTTATTTCTGCTTATGATTGCTGTAACCTATAATGATATTTTGCGATTAATTAACGGATAA